A stretch of the Leguminivora glycinivorella isolate SPB_JAAS2020 chromosome 2, LegGlyc_1.1, whole genome shotgun sequence genome encodes the following:
- the LOC125241324 gene encoding von Willebrand factor-like isoform X1, translated as MKLIFFITIVAVAVWACNASCYKKKVPPSPCPKGEVRNTCGSACPPTCENKDEPPICTSQCVDGCFCAKGTYRNKKGKCTADCSPPIKCKANEVYNPCRITCPPQTCDSTYTTYDCRNATKCEPGCDCISEYLRNGTAKDLCIPSRLCPPPCPKGEYHDTCGTACPITCKNIENPPKTCTRQCVDACYCNRGTYRNKKGKCVKDCCKYRWIIIISHDILGNYIYSWMSCR; from the exons atgaagttgatattttttataacaatcGTAGCAGTGGCTGTATGGGCCTGCAACGCTTCATGCTACAAGAAGAAAGTGCCAC CATCACCTTGCCCGAAAGGCGAGGTTCGTAACACGTGCGGTTCGGCTTGCCCACCCACCTGTGAAAATAAAGACGAACCGCCAATATGCACTTCACAATGTGTCGACGGATGCTTCTGTGCCAAGGGTACCTACCGCAACAAGAAAGGCAAATGCACTGCGGATTGTT CTCCACCAATCAAATGCAAAGCTAACGAGGTATACAACCCGTGTCGTATAACATGCCCCCCTCAAACGTGTGACTCAACCTACACCACCTATGACTGCCGTAATGCTACGAAGTGCGAGCCTGGGTGTGACTGCATCTCCGAATACTTGAGGAACGGGACTGCCAAAGACCTTTGTATACCTAGCCGCCTGTGCCCGCCTC CCTGCCCGAAAGGCGAGTACCATGACACGTGTGGAACCGCTTGCCCAATCACCTGTAAAAATATCGAAAATCCGCCAAAAACATGCACCAGGCAATGTGTCGATGCATGCTACTGTAACAGGGGTACCTACCGCAACAAGAAAGGCAAATGCGTTAAGGATTGCTGTAAG TATAGATGGATCATCATCATATCACACGATATCTTAGGTAATTACATTTATAGTTGGATGAGTTGTAGGTAG
- the LOC125241324 gene encoding von Willebrand factor-like isoform X2 has protein sequence MKLIFFITIVAVAVWACNASCYKKKVPPSPCPKGEVRNTCGSACPPTCENKDEPPICTSQCVDGCFCAKGTYRNKKGKCTADCSPPIKCKANEVYNPCRITCPPQTCDSTYTTYDCRNATKCEPGCDCISEYLRNGTAKDLCIPSRLCPPPCPKGEYHDTCGTACPITCKNIENPPKTCTRQCVDACYCNRGTYRNKKGKCVKDCSKDA, from the exons atgaagttgatattttttataacaatcGTAGCAGTGGCTGTATGGGCCTGCAACGCTTCATGCTACAAGAAGAAAGTGCCAC CATCACCTTGCCCGAAAGGCGAGGTTCGTAACACGTGCGGTTCGGCTTGCCCACCCACCTGTGAAAATAAAGACGAACCGCCAATATGCACTTCACAATGTGTCGACGGATGCTTCTGTGCCAAGGGTACCTACCGCAACAAGAAAGGCAAATGCACTGCGGATTGTT CTCCACCAATCAAATGCAAAGCTAACGAGGTATACAACCCGTGTCGTATAACATGCCCCCCTCAAACGTGTGACTCAACCTACACCACCTATGACTGCCGTAATGCTACGAAGTGCGAGCCTGGGTGTGACTGCATCTCCGAATACTTGAGGAACGGGACTGCCAAAGACCTTTGTATACCTAGCCGCCTGTGCCCGCCTC CCTGCCCGAAAGGCGAGTACCATGACACGTGTGGAACCGCTTGCCCAATCACCTGTAAAAATATCGAAAATCCGCCAAAAACATGCACCAGGCAATGTGTCGATGCATGCTACTGTAACAGGGGTACCTACCGCAACAAGAAAGGCAAATGCGTTAAGGATTGCT ctaAGGATGCATAA